The Lacticaseibacillus rhamnosus DNA window CTGGCGGCCATTGCCCATCTTGATGTTCAGGGTAATGGCTCTTTAGGTGACATTGCTGCGTCAGTTTATGGCGGTTGGATTGCTTATCGTTCGTTTGACAAAGCATGGTTGGCGGCAGCTAGAAACCAAATGTCGCTGTCGGCACTGATCAATGCTGAATGGCCGGAGTTGTCGATTGAACTCTTAACGGCACCGGCTGATATGCAACTTCTGATTGGCTGGACGGGATCGCCGGCTTCAACCTCCCAATTAGTCGATAAAATTACGTTAGCTAAAGCCAAAAAACCACAGCTTTACCATGACTTCTTAACTGCTAGTCGTGAGACGCTGGAGAAATTGATCAATGGGTTCCGGGAGCATTCGCTTAGCCACATTCAGGCTGGCATTCGGCGCAATCGCGAATTGTTGGATGAATTGGCACACTTCTCGGGGGTGGCGATTCAGACGCCAGCATTGCGACAACTGGTAACGTTAGCAGAGCAAGCAGGCGGGGCTGCCAAGTCTTCCGGAGCAGGCGGCGGCGACTGTGGGATTGTTTTAATTGATTCCCATCAGGCGATTCAGCCGTTGCTGGCAGCTTGGCGTAAGCACCACATTGAGCCATTGAAATTCAAAGTACACGAAATCAACGATTAACGACATCTCAGCTATGATTTGGTAAGCAGATTCCGGATGGATAGGATCCAATGGCGAAGCAAATACCCAGTAGCTGGGATTTTTTTATTTTTATACGAATAACTTATGAATTTTTCTGGGAATTATCAGAAAAGGCGTACTCTTCGCAAGCGGTTTCTAGTATAGTAGAGTAGGTAGTTAAATTAGTAGAGAAGGGACTTGTATGAGTGTGAAAGTTCGCAAAGCAGTGATACCGGCAGCCGGGCTTGGGACCCGTTTTCTGCCAGCAACCAAAGCTTTAGCTAAGGAAATGTTGCCGATTGTCGACAAACCAACCATTCAATTTATCGTTGAAGAAGCTAAGGCTAGTGGGATTGAGGATATTCTGATTGTTGAGGGTAAACAAAAACGCTCTATTGAAGATCATTTTGACTCAGCACCTGAGTTGGAACAGAATCTGAAAGAAAAACATAAAGACGCCTTGCTACAGCTGGTTCATTCCACAACCGACATCGGCGTCAACTTATTCTTCGTGCGGCAGCCATATCCGCGTGGTCTTGGTGATGCCGTTCGCTTAGCCAAATCGTTTGTTGGCGACGAACCATTCGTGGTCATGTTGGGTGATGACCTGATGAATGACAAAGTGCCGTTGACCAAGCAATTAATTGATGAATATGATAAAACCCATGCGTCCATTCTTGCCGTTAAAAAGGTGCCGCATGATGAAGTATCGGCATATGGCGTTATTGATCCGGAAAAAGAAGTTTCCAAAGACCTCTATAACGTTAAGAAATTCGTTGAAAAGCCCGCTGTTGCTGATGCCCCAAGTGACTTGGCTATCATCGGCCGCTACCTGCTGACCCCGGAAATCTTTGATATTCTTGATAATCAAAAACCGGGCAAAGGCAATGAAATTCAGTTAACCGATGCGATTGATACCTTGAACCAAACTCAGCGCGTCTTTGCACATGAGTTTAAAGGGGATCGCTACGATGTCGGCAATAAGTTCGGGTACGTCAAGACTAATGTTGAATATGGCTTGACCCATCCGGAAGTAAAAGATGAACTCCGCGCATACATCCTTGATCTGGCTGCTAAGTTGCAATCAGGCAAGCATGTGGGGAAGCCGGCAAATAAGAAGTAAATCTTAAAGTCACGTATGATAAACAAAAGTAACTTGGTCATGGAGTTCTTAAAATGGCTAAGTTATTTTTTTGTAGTTATGACACTCGTTCTGTTTTGTGCAATACTTTTGCGAGATCTGTTTGGTTGGCAATGGCATCATGAGTTCATGAATGGTAAAATTAGTAATGTCTTAATTAGTGCCTGGTGATTTAGGCTGCGGTTTCTGGCCGAATTTCAGTCACTTTATAGTTGATTTGATAATGCAGGCCACCCTGTTCGACCACAATAGAAATTGGTACAGAAAAAAGCTTAAGGAGGAGGTCGATATTTGCCAATGCAATCGCGCTATCCACCGTTACCACCAAGGACTCAGCCGTTCTGGTGTTCACTAAGTCAAGCCCAAGTGAACCTTTCAAGAAGGCAAACTTGCGCTCAATGGCAC harbors:
- a CDS encoding phosphomevalonate kinase — translated: MITAQAPGKLYVAGEYAVVETGFPAIIVALDQFVTVTVEATKHFGSIVSEQYQENSLYWQRQGDEMVFDNRDNPFHYILSAIKLTEQYARELNKPLALYKLYIDSQLDAKDGKKYGLGSSAAVTVATIKALAKFYDLKMSKDQIYKLAAIAHLDVQGNGSLGDIAASVYGGWIAYRSFDKAWLAAARNQMSLSALINAEWPELSIELLTAPADMQLLIGWTGSPASTSQLVDKITLAKAKKPQLYHDFLTASRETLEKLINGFREHSLSHIQAGIRRNRELLDELAHFSGVAIQTPALRQLVTLAEQAGGAAKSSGAGGGDCGIVLIDSHQAIQPLLAAWRKHHIEPLKFKVHEIND
- the galU gene encoding UTP--glucose-1-phosphate uridylyltransferase GalU encodes the protein MKVRKAVIPAAGLGTRFLPATKALAKEMLPIVDKPTIQFIVEEAKASGIEDILIVEGKQKRSIEDHFDSAPELEQNLKEKHKDALLQLVHSTTDIGVNLFFVRQPYPRGLGDAVRLAKSFVGDEPFVVMLGDDLMNDKVPLTKQLIDEYDKTHASILAVKKVPHDEVSAYGVIDPEKEVSKDLYNVKKFVEKPAVADAPSDLAIIGRYLLTPEIFDILDNQKPGKGNEIQLTDAIDTLNQTQRVFAHEFKGDRYDVGNKFGYVKTNVEYGLTHPEVKDELRAYILDLAAKLQSGKHVGKPANKK